From a region of the Geothrix sp. 21YS21S-2 genome:
- a CDS encoding phosphodiester glycosidase family protein, whose product MRIRGALWAVACLVAIAPLRAQLKAGPWVPAYQGVEIATGDAPEPRRQKVFAVRVDLRAPGIELFTTPHAGPIETISETTSEFLAHHRLQVAINANFYDPCCTPGDKDLLGLAMARGEVVSPAVPKGIGASALVATRDNFAAILKTGPGFTPGGLWTAVAGSEVVLANGVRTISETKFNKATHPRTAVGLTRDGRHLILLVIDGRQEGYSVGATMEEVVDWLVRFGATDGLNLDGGGSTALVRDVDGHPRLVNHPSGVAMGSSSNAGGEPQQRSNGNNFGVFARPLQPAS is encoded by the coding sequence ATGAGAATCCGCGGGGCCCTCTGGGCCGTTGCCTGTCTCGTCGCCATCGCCCCCCTGCGGGCCCAGCTCAAGGCGGGCCCCTGGGTCCCCGCCTACCAGGGCGTGGAGATCGCCACCGGCGACGCCCCCGAACCCCGCCGCCAGAAGGTCTTCGCCGTGCGGGTGGACCTGCGGGCACCCGGCATCGAGCTCTTCACGACCCCCCACGCCGGACCCATCGAGACCATAAGCGAGACCACGAGCGAATTCCTGGCCCACCACCGCCTCCAGGTGGCCATCAACGCCAACTTCTACGACCCCTGCTGCACCCCCGGCGACAAGGACCTCCTGGGCCTGGCCATGGCCCGCGGGGAGGTGGTCTCCCCCGCCGTGCCCAAGGGCATCGGCGCCTCCGCCCTCGTGGCCACCCGGGACAACTTCGCCGCCATCCTGAAGACCGGCCCCGGCTTCACCCCCGGCGGCCTCTGGACCGCCGTGGCGGGGTCCGAGGTGGTGCTGGCGAACGGCGTCCGCACGATCTCCGAAACCAAGTTCAACAAGGCCACCCACCCCCGCACCGCCGTGGGCCTCACCCGCGACGGCCGCCACCTGATCCTCCTGGTCATCGACGGCCGCCAGGAAGGCTACAGCGTCGGCGCCACCATGGAGGAGGTGGTGGACTGGCTGGTCCGCTTCGGCGCCACCGACGGCCTGAACCTGGACGGCGGCGGCTCCACCGCGCTGGTGCGGGACGTGGACGGCCATCCCAGGCTGGTGAACCACCCCAGCGGCGTGGCCATGGGCTCCAGCAGCAACGCCGGCGGGGAGCCCCAGCAGCGGTCCAACGGGAACAACTTCGGGGTCTTCGCGCGGCCGCTGCAGCCGGCTTCCTGA
- a CDS encoding outer membrane beta-barrel protein: MGTSLRAIVSTAAALLACGALHAESGTWGAQIGMAQPSGGAKQWVGSSVGAALDVTDTYSLGGQDSVRMRFGYFTFKGSSTTPETLTVPGWAQATYPANTTNETYAFTYGAEYVRSLPARLYVLAGLGVAYVSANRTGTFDLTSAAAGPVKSNYDANNFVPYYCAGLGFQITRSVALEARYQSTTMKAQTRKLDLKALGYTTPAQVAFDKLTVSTLTVGLSLTF; this comes from the coding sequence ATGGGCACCTCCCTGCGCGCCATCGTCAGCACCGCCGCGGCCCTCCTGGCCTGCGGCGCCCTCCACGCCGAAAGCGGCACCTGGGGCGCGCAGATCGGCATGGCCCAGCCCTCCGGGGGCGCCAAGCAGTGGGTGGGCTCCAGCGTCGGCGCCGCCCTGGACGTCACCGACACCTACAGCCTGGGCGGCCAGGACTCGGTGCGCATGCGCTTCGGGTACTTCACCTTCAAGGGCAGCAGCACCACCCCCGAGACGCTCACGGTGCCCGGCTGGGCCCAGGCCACCTACCCCGCCAACACCACCAACGAGACCTACGCCTTCACCTACGGGGCCGAATACGTCCGCAGCCTTCCCGCGCGGCTCTACGTGCTGGCCGGCCTGGGCGTCGCCTACGTTTCGGCCAACCGCACCGGCACCTTCGACCTGACCAGCGCCGCCGCCGGCCCGGTCAAGAGCAACTACGACGCCAACAACTTCGTCCCCTACTACTGCGCCGGCCTCGGCTTCCAGATCACCCGTTCCGTGGCCCTGGAGGCCCGCTACCAGTCGACCACCATGAAGGCCCAGACCCGCAAGCTGGACCTGAAGGCCCTGGGCTACACCACCCCCGCCCAGGTGGCCTTCGACAAGCTGACCGTCTCGACCCTGACCGTAGGATTGAGCCTCACGTTCTGA
- the glgP gene encoding alpha-glucan family phosphorylase, which produces MDTLQQKLQKLTRNLWWTWRPEVRAIFRDLDLDIYHKAHRNPVRVIKEITPELLEKRADQVDIATRTDRALRQLNEYLNPLTTWGMIHAGSLQSRPVAYFCAEFGIHESLPIYSGGLGILAGDHLKGASNLGVPLVGVGLMYHRGYTTQMLDGTFWQQDVSEPFELEDLPVYPAIGADGKPARVSVELPGRLVWAKVLECHVGRIRLILLDTRDDANSEEDKALAANLYGGDNRMRIQQELLLGVGGSRALRALGITPSVIHLNEGHSAFAILEWARHRVQQDDMEPWAAIAEAASGTVFTTHTPVEAGHDKFPADLAEEHLRALAEGLRLPLHDVLGLGRTNPGDLGSAFLPTVLALKHCRRANGVSALHGKVARSMWQHLWPTRSEHDVPIGHITNGVHVPSWLSSELNTLMTTHLGVNWMEGIVRPDLWTKIAAIDPAEIWEIKKVLKGRMLKLVRERQTAMRARQGLPPLEPTPLEPDALTIGFARRFVPYKRPDLLFTDLDRLDALVNNPQRPVNLIFAGRAHPADGPGKALIQKVGQLTADPRFRNRILFVENYNIHIGRNLYQGVDAWLNNPRRPLEACGTSGMKVVMNGGLHISVLDGWWAEAYDGENGFAIGNGEIHESTEVQDRRDADALFRLLEEKVVPMYYRQDANGVPRQWIHAIQRSMRTLAWRFNADRMVMDYVRNCYLPAAVASSCQMPTP; this is translated from the coding sequence ATGGATACGCTCCAACAGAAGCTCCAGAAGCTGACCCGCAACCTCTGGTGGACCTGGCGCCCGGAAGTGCGCGCCATCTTCCGGGACCTGGACCTGGACATCTACCACAAGGCCCACCGCAACCCCGTGCGGGTGATCAAGGAGATCACCCCCGAGCTGCTGGAGAAGCGCGCCGACCAGGTGGACATCGCCACCCGCACGGACCGCGCCCTTCGCCAGCTCAACGAGTACCTGAACCCCCTGACCACCTGGGGCATGATCCACGCCGGCAGCCTCCAGTCCCGCCCCGTGGCCTACTTCTGCGCCGAGTTCGGCATCCACGAGTCCCTGCCCATCTACTCGGGCGGCCTGGGCATCCTCGCCGGCGACCACCTCAAGGGCGCCAGCAACCTGGGCGTGCCCCTGGTGGGCGTGGGCCTCATGTACCACCGCGGCTACACCACCCAGATGCTGGACGGCACCTTCTGGCAGCAGGACGTGAGCGAACCCTTCGAGCTCGAGGACCTGCCCGTGTACCCGGCCATCGGCGCCGACGGCAAGCCCGCGCGCGTGAGCGTGGAACTCCCCGGGCGCCTGGTGTGGGCCAAGGTCCTGGAGTGCCACGTGGGGCGCATCCGCCTCATCCTGCTCGACACCCGGGACGACGCCAACAGCGAGGAGGACAAGGCCCTGGCCGCCAACCTCTACGGCGGCGACAACCGCATGCGCATCCAGCAGGAGCTCCTCCTGGGCGTGGGCGGGTCGCGGGCCCTGCGGGCTCTCGGAATCACCCCCAGCGTCATCCACCTCAACGAGGGCCACTCGGCCTTCGCCATCCTGGAATGGGCCCGCCACCGGGTCCAGCAGGACGACATGGAGCCCTGGGCCGCCATCGCCGAGGCGGCGTCGGGCACGGTGTTCACCACCCACACGCCGGTCGAGGCCGGCCACGACAAGTTCCCCGCCGACCTCGCCGAGGAGCACCTGCGCGCCCTGGCCGAGGGCCTCCGGCTCCCCCTGCACGACGTGCTGGGCCTGGGCCGCACCAACCCCGGCGACCTGGGGTCCGCCTTCCTCCCCACCGTCCTCGCCCTGAAGCACTGCCGGCGCGCCAACGGCGTCTCGGCCCTGCACGGCAAGGTGGCCCGTTCCATGTGGCAGCACCTCTGGCCCACCCGCAGCGAGCACGACGTGCCCATCGGGCACATCACCAACGGCGTGCACGTGCCCAGCTGGCTCTCCTCCGAGCTCAACACCCTCATGACCACCCACCTGGGCGTCAACTGGATGGAAGGCATCGTGCGCCCCGACCTGTGGACGAAGATCGCCGCCATCGACCCCGCCGAGATTTGGGAGATCAAGAAGGTCCTCAAGGGCCGCATGCTCAAGCTCGTGCGCGAGCGCCAGACCGCGATGCGCGCCCGCCAGGGCCTGCCGCCCCTCGAGCCCACCCCGCTGGAGCCCGACGCCCTCACCATCGGCTTCGCGCGGCGCTTCGTGCCCTACAAGCGCCCCGACCTGCTCTTCACGGACCTGGACCGCCTCGACGCCCTGGTGAACAACCCCCAGCGCCCCGTGAACCTCATCTTCGCCGGCCGGGCCCACCCCGCCGACGGCCCCGGCAAGGCGCTGATCCAGAAGGTGGGCCAGCTCACCGCCGACCCGCGCTTCCGCAACCGCATCCTGTTCGTGGAGAACTACAACATCCACATCGGACGCAACCTCTACCAGGGCGTGGACGCCTGGCTCAACAACCCCCGCAGGCCCCTGGAGGCCTGCGGCACCAGCGGCATGAAGGTGGTCATGAACGGCGGCCTCCACATCTCCGTGCTGGACGGGTGGTGGGCCGAGGCCTACGACGGCGAGAACGGCTTCGCCATCGGCAACGGCGAGATCCACGAGTCCACCGAGGTGCAGGACCGGCGCGACGCCGACGCCCTCTTCCGGCTCCTGGAGGAGAAGGTGGTGCCCATGTACTACCGGCAGGACGCCAACGGCGTGCCCCGCCAATGGATCCACGCCATCCAGCGCTCCATGCGCACCCTGGCCTGGCGCTTCAACGCCGACCGCATGGTCATGGACTACGTGCGGAACTGCTACCTGCCCGCCGCCGTGGCCTCCTCCTGCCAGATGCCCACCCCCTGA